One genomic region from Frateuria soli encodes:
- a CDS encoding DUF2795 domain-containing protein yields the protein MTRGIGGNSPANVQKYLSGVDYPAEKQDLIEAARRNDAPDEVMQTIRKLPEDNYGGPQDVMKGYGDID from the coding sequence ATGACACGAGGTATAGGAGGCAACTCGCCGGCCAACGTGCAGAAATACCTGTCCGGCGTGGACTACCCGGCCGAGAAGCAGGACCTCATCGAAGCCGCGCGTCGCAACGACGCTCCCGACGAGGTGATGCAGACCATCCGCAAGCTGCCCGAAGACAACTACGGCGGCCCGCAAGACGTGATGAAGGGCTACGGCGATATCGACTAG
- the murL gene encoding UDP-N-acetyl-alpha-D-muramoyl-L-alanyl-L-glutamate epimerase → MQPRLTQVFRFVRCSYVDGVAELAYAFDQGEEMVERIRFPDAPVVPAGRQRAFDAALGLLHLVAGVSYYKAGVPPKIEVAPLDEATADLADALYLHGLAEFAYRNGLDLRGRIQFPRAAARSSHPGEAGRLPEAPALNLPKRTLVPIGGGKDSLVAVEAIKSIGGAATAVWVGNSPLIAACAERTGLPTLNIQRELSPVLFELNRLGAWNGHIPVTAVNSAILALAAVLYGYDSIAFANERSASAATLEYEGQQVNHQWSKGFAFEAMLSDWLHTHVAADLDYCSLLRPYPELAITRAFARLTPYFDAFSSCNRNFRILGPKPADRWCGQCPKCHFVFLALAPFLPKPRLLSIFGRNLLDDESQAAGFDALLEYQDHKPFECVGEGAEARAAMYALSQRPEWQEDALVARFIREILPQLDPSQLSLEPWLVPSDEHRVPTRLQPALGAIG, encoded by the coding sequence ATCCAGCCACGACTTACCCAAGTCTTCCGTTTCGTTCGCTGCTCCTACGTCGACGGCGTGGCCGAGCTGGCCTACGCCTTCGACCAGGGCGAGGAAATGGTCGAGCGCATCCGCTTCCCGGACGCGCCGGTCGTGCCGGCCGGGCGCCAGCGGGCCTTCGACGCGGCGCTGGGGCTGCTGCACCTGGTCGCCGGCGTGAGCTACTACAAGGCCGGCGTGCCGCCGAAGATCGAAGTTGCGCCGCTGGACGAGGCCACGGCCGATCTGGCCGATGCCCTGTATCTGCACGGCCTGGCGGAGTTCGCCTACCGCAACGGCCTGGATCTGCGCGGACGGATCCAGTTCCCGCGTGCTGCTGCTCGCTCATCCCATCCCGGGGAGGCAGGGCGCCTGCCGGAAGCTCCCGCCCTGAATCTCCCCAAGCGCACCCTGGTCCCGATCGGCGGCGGCAAGGATTCGCTGGTCGCGGTGGAGGCGATCAAGTCGATCGGCGGCGCGGCCACCGCGGTGTGGGTCGGCAACTCGCCGCTGATCGCCGCCTGCGCCGAACGCACCGGCCTGCCCACGCTCAACATCCAGCGCGAGCTCTCGCCGGTGCTGTTCGAGCTCAACCGTCTGGGCGCATGGAACGGCCATATCCCGGTGACCGCGGTGAACTCCGCCATCCTGGCGCTCGCGGCGGTTCTCTATGGCTACGATTCCATCGCCTTCGCCAACGAACGCTCCGCCTCGGCCGCCACGCTGGAGTACGAGGGCCAGCAGGTGAACCACCAGTGGAGCAAGGGCTTCGCCTTCGAGGCCATGCTGTCGGACTGGCTGCACACGCACGTCGCCGCGGACCTCGATTACTGCTCGCTGCTGCGCCCGTACCCGGAGCTGGCGATCACCCGCGCCTTCGCCCGGCTGACGCCGTACTTCGATGCGTTCTCCAGCTGCAACCGCAACTTCCGCATCCTCGGCCCGAAGCCGGCCGACCGCTGGTGCGGACAGTGCCCGAAGTGCCATTTCGTGTTTCTGGCACTGGCGCCGTTTCTGCCCAAGCCGCGGCTGCTTTCGATTTTCGGGCGCAACCTGCTGGACGACGAGAGCCAGGCGGCCGGTTTCGACGCGCTGCTGGAATACCAGGACCACAAGCCGTTCGAGTGTGTGGGCGAGGGCGCCGAGGCGCGCGCCGCGATGTATGCGCTGAGCCAGCGCCCGGAGTGGCAGGAGGATGCGCTGGTCGCCCGCTTCATCCGCGAGATCCTGCCGCAGCTCGATCCCTCGCAACTCTCGCTGGAGCCCTGGCTGGTGCCCTCGGACGAGCACCGCGTGCCGACCCGGCTGCAGCCGGCACTGGGAGCGATCGGTTGA
- a CDS encoding endonuclease domain-containing protein, whose protein sequence is MVDFLCTERMLVVELDGSQHFDQQDYDEARTRYLQTQGYRVLRFWNNDVLTDIESVLEAVMEGLASPGPSPQPSPRRGEGAWLDGEIDE, encoded by the coding sequence GTGGTCGACTTCCTTTGCACCGAGCGCATGCTGGTGGTTGAGCTGGATGGTAGCCAGCACTTCGATCAGCAGGATTACGACGAGGCACGCACGCGTTACCTGCAGACCCAGGGCTACCGCGTGCTGCGTTTCTGGAACAATGACGTATTGACGGACATCGAGAGCGTGCTTGAGGCTGTGATGGAAGGTCTGGCGAGCCCCGGCCCCTCACCCCAGCCCTCTCCCCGGAGGGGAGAGGGAGCATGGCTCGACGGAGAGATTGACGAGTGA
- the murD gene encoding UDP-N-acetylmuramoyl-L-alanine--D-glutamate ligase, whose translation MRIADLAGQRVAIWGFGREGRAAIVALRARLPQLPLTLFCSPAEVASAQALDPALLVRGEEPDAVALGAFDVVVKSPGISAYKPALLAAQGSGTRFTSGTALWFAEQPQAPVVAVTGTKGKSTTTALIAHLARSLGVRTALAGNIGLPLLELLDVQADLWAVELSSFQTGEAGPMPLGVVTSLYEEHLDWHGSRERYVADKLKLAQAARTLLVNGMQETLLEHTATHPRRVLFGMSDGWHVRDGYIRRADSRIFAVADLPVPGEHNALNACAALAALEAMGHDARSAAPALAHFHALPHRLQPLGERGGVAWINDSISTTPQATLAALASLEGRAVTVIVGGHDRGLDWSAFVQAVGDRAGLAIVAQGANGPRIAAALREAQPMGQIALVATLDEAVEQARALTPAGGVVLMSPGAPSFDQFRDYAERGRRFAGLAGFDAQTISGIEGLGVA comes from the coding sequence ATGCGCATCGCCGATCTGGCCGGCCAGCGCGTGGCCATCTGGGGCTTCGGCCGCGAGGGCAGGGCGGCCATCGTGGCCCTGCGCGCGCGCCTGCCGCAGCTCCCGCTGACCCTGTTCTGCAGTCCGGCCGAAGTGGCCAGCGCGCAGGCGCTCGACCCGGCGTTGCTGGTGCGCGGCGAAGAGCCCGACGCGGTCGCGCTGGGCGCGTTCGACGTGGTGGTCAAGTCGCCCGGCATCTCCGCCTACAAACCGGCACTGCTCGCGGCGCAGGGCAGCGGCACGCGCTTTACCTCCGGCACCGCGCTGTGGTTCGCCGAGCAGCCGCAGGCGCCGGTGGTGGCGGTCACCGGCACCAAGGGCAAGAGCACCACCACCGCGCTCATCGCGCATCTGGCGCGAAGCCTGGGCGTGCGCACCGCGCTGGCCGGCAACATCGGATTGCCGCTGCTGGAATTGCTCGACGTGCAGGCGGACTTGTGGGCGGTGGAACTGTCCAGCTTCCAGACCGGCGAGGCCGGGCCAATGCCGCTGGGCGTGGTCACCAGCCTGTACGAGGAGCACCTGGACTGGCACGGCTCGCGCGAACGCTACGTCGCGGACAAGCTCAAGCTCGCGCAGGCCGCGCGCACGCTGCTGGTCAACGGGATGCAGGAGACGCTGCTCGAGCACACGGCGACACACCCGCGGCGTGTGCTGTTCGGGATGAGCGACGGCTGGCATGTGCGCGACGGCTACATCCGGCGCGCCGACTCGCGCATCTTTGCCGTGGCCGACCTGCCGGTGCCGGGCGAGCACAATGCGCTCAACGCCTGCGCCGCGCTGGCTGCGCTGGAAGCGATGGGACATGACGCGCGGTCGGCCGCTCCGGCGCTTGCGCACTTCCATGCCTTGCCGCACCGCCTGCAGCCGCTGGGCGAGCGCGGGGGCGTGGCCTGGATCAACGATTCGATCAGCACTACGCCGCAGGCCACGCTGGCGGCGCTGGCGAGCCTGGAAGGCCGGGCGGTCACGGTGATCGTCGGCGGACATGATCGCGGGCTGGACTGGTCGGCATTCGTCCAGGCGGTGGGTGACCGGGCCGGGCTGGCCATCGTGGCGCAGGGTGCCAACGGGCCTCGCATTGCGGCGGCCCTGCGGGAAGCGCAGCCGATGGGTCAGATCGCGCTGGTGGCGACGCTGGACGAAGCGGTGGAGCAGGCGAGGGCGCTGACGCCCGCGGGCGGGGTGGTGTTGATGTCGCCCGGGGCGCCGAGTTTCGACCAGTTCCGCGATTACGCCGAACGCGGCCGGCGTTTCGCAGGACTGGCGGGGTTCGATGCCCAGACGATCAGCGGGATCGAGGGGCTCGGCGTCGCCTGA
- a CDS encoding KGG domain-containing protein, translated as MNNQHSDKGDMTVREAGQKGGEIRKEQLGPEGYSAIGRKGGEARKEELGPEGYSELGTKGGHRVRDLINKGKQSEGD; from the coding sequence ATGAACAACCAGCACAGCGACAAGGGCGACATGACAGTCCGCGAAGCCGGCCAGAAGGGCGGCGAGATCCGCAAGGAACAGCTCGGTCCCGAGGGCTATTCGGCCATCGGCCGGAAGGGCGGCGAAGCGCGCAAGGAAGAGCTCGGTCCCGAGGGCTACTCGGAGCTGGGCACCAAGGGCGGCCACCGTGTCCGAGACCTGATCAACAAGGGCAAGCAGAGCGAAGGCGACTGA
- a CDS encoding autotransporter assembly complex protein TamA codes for MRRLRRLIVLLPLLLLPLAAHAGVRLTVKGVDDPLKSAVRSGLTLSQYANRPVSEAQIRRLYEDAPDEVRDALEPYGYYEPLVQGSLTRAGTNDWQVTLTVKPGEPVRITEVHVKLDEAALAIPAVRRAERAVEQLKGDVLDHGAYSKARDGVSGALTANGFLGAKLVTHQVRVTRADHSAVVDLAWQAGPRYRFGKVAFDGSQFEPGFLQRFVPFERGDYFDQADLLRLQQALNGADYFSVVNVRPDVDDAGRTVDVEVELQPAKRSVYTGGPFFGTDTGFGVRAGLERRWVNSLGHKWKNELVVAQRLKTLSSLYMIPLPGGEQRSLNFGVNFRDADTVTSQSRTLELVGNHTDLWHGWTRTVGAHALIGTFTVGKRGNEPDNAPGIERGRSKLVFAEASLSKKHGDNPTFVRHGWSLSVYARSTAGSLLSDTRFSQLAADAKWINAFTRRDRLILRASAGITSTGDFSSLPPQLRFFAGGDRSVRGYGYQAIGPRNSFDRVIGGRNLLVASTEVEHYFTRNWGMAAFVDAGNAFNGTDYRPRLGAGLGVRWLSPVGMVRVDVGTPIHDEHAHGIQLHVVIGPDL; via the coding sequence ATGCGCCGCCTCCGACGCCTGATCGTCTTGCTCCCGCTCCTGCTGCTGCCGCTGGCGGCGCACGCGGGCGTTCGGCTGACGGTCAAGGGCGTCGACGATCCGCTGAAGTCCGCCGTGCGGTCGGGCCTGACGCTGTCGCAGTACGCCAACCGGCCGGTCAGCGAGGCGCAGATCCGCCGCCTCTACGAGGACGCCCCGGACGAGGTGCGCGATGCGCTGGAGCCCTACGGCTACTACGAGCCCCTCGTGCAGGGCTCGCTGACGCGCGCCGGCACGAATGACTGGCAGGTCACGCTGACGGTGAAACCGGGCGAGCCGGTGCGCATCACCGAGGTGCACGTGAAGCTGGACGAGGCGGCGCTCGCGATCCCGGCGGTCCGCCGTGCCGAGCGCGCGGTGGAACAGCTCAAGGGCGACGTGCTCGATCATGGCGCCTACTCGAAGGCGCGCGATGGCGTCAGCGGCGCGCTGACCGCGAACGGCTTCCTCGGTGCCAAGCTGGTCACGCATCAGGTGCGCGTGACCCGCGCCGACCACAGCGCCGTGGTCGACCTGGCGTGGCAGGCCGGGCCGCGCTACCGCTTCGGCAAGGTGGCGTTCGACGGTTCCCAGTTCGAGCCGGGCTTCCTGCAGCGCTTCGTGCCGTTCGAGCGCGGCGACTACTTCGACCAGGCCGACCTGCTGCGCCTGCAGCAGGCGCTCAACGGCGCGGACTATTTCTCGGTGGTCAACGTCCGTCCGGACGTGGACGACGCCGGTCGCACCGTCGATGTCGAGGTGGAGCTGCAGCCGGCCAAGCGCAGCGTGTACACCGGCGGGCCGTTCTTCGGCACCGATACCGGCTTCGGGGTGCGTGCGGGGCTGGAGCGACGCTGGGTCAACAGCCTCGGCCACAAGTGGAAGAACGAGCTGGTGGTCGCGCAGCGGCTGAAAACACTGTCATCGCTGTACATGATCCCGCTCCCGGGCGGCGAGCAACGCAGCCTCAACTTCGGCGTGAACTTCCGTGATGCCGACACCGTCACCTCGCAATCGCGCACGCTGGAACTGGTCGGCAACCATACCGACCTGTGGCATGGCTGGACGCGCACCGTCGGCGCGCATGCGCTGATCGGCACGTTTACCGTCGGCAAGCGGGGCAACGAGCCGGACAACGCGCCCGGCATCGAGCGCGGCCGCAGCAAGCTGGTGTTCGCCGAGGCCTCCCTGTCGAAGAAGCACGGCGACAATCCGACGTTCGTGCGGCACGGCTGGTCGCTCAGCGTGTACGCGCGCAGCACCGCCGGCTCGCTGCTGTCGGACACCCGCTTCAGCCAGCTGGCGGCCGACGCGAAGTGGATCAACGCCTTCACCCGGCGCGACCGGCTGATCCTGCGTGCCAGCGCCGGCATCACCTCCACCGGGGACTTCTCCAGCCTTCCGCCGCAGCTGCGCTTCTTCGCCGGCGGCGATCGCTCGGTGCGCGGCTACGGCTACCAGGCGATCGGCCCGCGCAACAGCTTCGACCGGGTGATCGGCGGGCGCAACCTGCTGGTGGCGAGCACCGAGGTGGAGCACTACTTCACGCGCAACTGGGGCATGGCTGCATTCGTCGATGCCGGCAATGCGTTCAACGGCACCGACTACCGCCCGCGCCTCGGCGCCGGCCTGGGCGTGCGCTGGCTCTCGCCCGTGGGCATGGTCCGCGTGGACGTGGGCACGCCGATCCATGACGAGCATGCGCATGGAATTCAACTGCACGTGGTGATAGGGCCGGATCTGTGA
- a CDS encoding translocation/assembly module TamB domain-containing protein, translating to MKWLRRIGLVLLALFVLLALGLWWLLGTGAGLRFTIARASGFTDGALSVQQASGSLAGPLQLEGLRYADGKGLDVRVASARLDVRLWPLLGKQLHVDTLDVRGVDVVLPPPPPDEQRSGPLSLNPPLAIQVDQAHAADLTVHQGGQSLFTANTLDLAGRWNAQGIAIRALRLRSPQGHADVDGTLAIGDTWRGNGQASFAWTLGDTTYAGQVQAHSDGTRARLALALTQPMAAHLQVQLEQGGAWPWTASLKAPSFDPAPLLGKGTLESLALDLDGKGSRRGGTLTGTVDLNQWRLQLAPLRAQLNDDRSRLTLETLSLTSPQIKGRLQAHGQIQLDAAPPAGTLQLSWQDLELPAALAGQPLASHGQLDVHGSTAQFHAQGDIAIGPPGKLAQLAVNLDGTPRQLALHTLDVRQPQGHLHAQGTLVLQPVFGWELAAEADDFDPGQLFAGWSGALDAQLTTRGTLPSGHPDATLDLARLDGRLRGRPVRGRGRLHLSPNEVLDGTLSLTSGRSTLSIEGKPGARNDVQVRMTVATLADWLPDAGGRLEAHAHVTGLPPALGIDAEVHGATIAYGSQRIGRLAVQAHVPDISSPGGNVDLDARDAWLGGLAFDTLALHADGTEAAHKLTLDANGRQLSAQLALHGSLEQRHWRGTLDTLDLEPQGLPRWRLRDPATLDYADGALALSPLCLTAGDPLLCIQGQQDKAGNLTASYRLRALPLALLFNAAGYADLPMRADGELHGEGTLKRSPAGALSGKATLASDQGSVTYTRQAQRPLLAWHGLTVDDDLAPGHQRLEAHAALDANGRLDGRLTIDGDAQALGGQLAIHLDSLAPLELLTSEVANVQGHLDGRFGFAGTVAQPAVTGQATVDGFAAEVPALGLSLTDGSVVLRAPDAQHVELDGRVRSGKGTLVIGGSYGLTAQVPSAITLTGDNVTVADIPAAHVVLTPDLRVRRDAEGVYVTGAVTLDSADVNLDRLPGGGATKASPDVVVVDQQAQEEATAQLPIHARVKVDLGRNTHLTGKGLDGKLTGTLTVIEEPGRATRGQGQIAVSGTYEAYGQDLHIESGKLLFAGTPIDNPGLDLRAVRSLNPNATIDEGQEVGLLITGTAQRPILTVFSNPPMEQSDALSYLITGKPLSQVSGGEGDMVGAAAQALGSAAGDLLAKSIGSRLGIDDIGVSSSEALGGESAFTVGKYLSPRLYLSYGVGLFEPGQVITLRYRLSQRWNLEVQSATEFSRASLNYRLER from the coding sequence ATGAAATGGCTCAGGCGCATCGGCCTCGTCCTGCTTGCCCTGTTCGTGCTGCTTGCGCTGGGCCTGTGGTGGCTGCTCGGCACCGGCGCGGGCCTGCGCTTCACCATTGCCCGCGCCAGCGGGTTCACCGATGGCGCGCTCAGCGTGCAGCAGGCCAGCGGCAGCCTGGCCGGCCCGCTGCAGCTCGAGGGTCTGCGCTATGCCGACGGCAAGGGCCTGGACGTGCGTGTAGCGAGCGCCAGGCTGGACGTGCGCCTGTGGCCCCTGCTCGGCAAACAACTGCACGTCGACACGCTCGACGTGCGGGGTGTCGATGTCGTGCTGCCGCCGCCCCCGCCGGACGAACAGCGCAGCGGCCCGCTGTCGCTCAATCCACCGCTGGCGATCCAGGTCGACCAGGCACACGCGGCCGACCTTACGGTCCACCAGGGCGGGCAGTCGCTGTTCACCGCCAACACCCTGGACCTTGCCGGGCGCTGGAACGCACAGGGCATCGCCATCCGCGCGCTGCGCCTGCGCTCACCCCAGGGCCATGCGGATGTGGACGGTACGCTGGCCATCGGCGACACCTGGCGGGGCAACGGCCAGGCCAGCTTCGCCTGGACCCTTGGCGACACTACCTACGCCGGCCAGGTGCAGGCGCACAGCGACGGCACCCGCGCGCGGCTCGCCCTTGCGCTCACCCAGCCGATGGCGGCACATCTGCAGGTCCAGCTCGAGCAGGGCGGCGCCTGGCCCTGGACCGCCTCGCTGAAGGCGCCGAGCTTCGACCCCGCGCCGCTGCTCGGCAAGGGCACGCTGGAAAGCCTGGCGCTCGACCTCGATGGCAAGGGCAGCCGCCGCGGCGGCACGCTCACCGGCACGGTCGACCTCAACCAGTGGCGCCTGCAACTGGCCCCGCTGCGCGCGCAACTCAACGACGACCGCAGCCGCCTCACGCTGGAAACGCTCAGCCTCACCTCGCCGCAGATCAAGGGACGACTGCAGGCGCACGGACAGATCCAGCTGGACGCCGCACCGCCCGCCGGCACGCTGCAGCTTTCCTGGCAGGACCTGGAGCTGCCCGCCGCGCTGGCCGGCCAGCCGCTGGCCAGCCACGGCCAGCTGGACGTGCATGGCAGCACGGCGCAGTTCCACGCGCAGGGCGACATCGCGATCGGCCCGCCCGGCAAGCTCGCGCAACTGGCGGTGAACCTCGACGGCACGCCGCGGCAACTGGCGCTGCACACGCTGGATGTCCGGCAACCGCAGGGCCACCTGCACGCGCAGGGCACACTCGTTCTGCAGCCGGTATTCGGCTGGGAGCTGGCGGCCGAGGCGGACGACTTCGACCCGGGCCAGCTGTTCGCCGGCTGGAGCGGTGCACTGGATGCGCAGCTGACCACCCGCGGCACCCTGCCCTCGGGCCATCCCGATGCGACGCTTGACCTCGCCCGCCTCGACGGTCGCCTGCGCGGCCGTCCGGTGCGCGGTCGCGGCCGGCTGCATCTTTCGCCCAACGAGGTGCTGGACGGCACGCTTTCGCTCACCTCCGGCCGCAGCACCCTCTCGATCGAGGGCAAGCCCGGTGCGCGCAACGACGTGCAGGTACGGATGACCGTCGCCACGCTGGCCGACTGGCTGCCCGATGCCGGCGGCCGGCTTGAAGCGCACGCGCACGTCACCGGCCTGCCGCCGGCGCTGGGCATCGACGCCGAAGTGCATGGCGCCACGATCGCCTACGGCAGCCAGCGCATCGGCCGGCTGGCCGTGCAGGCGCACGTGCCCGACATCAGCAGCCCCGGCGGCAACGTCGATCTCGACGCGCGCGATGCCTGGCTCGGCGGCCTGGCGTTCGACACGCTGGCGCTGCACGCCGACGGTACCGAGGCGGCCCACAAGCTCACGCTCGATGCGAACGGCCGCCAGCTCTCCGCCCAGCTTGCCCTGCACGGCAGCCTGGAGCAGCGCCACTGGAGAGGCACCCTCGACACGCTGGACCTGGAACCCCAGGGCCTGCCGCGCTGGCGGCTGCGGGATCCGGCCACGCTCGACTACGCCGATGGCGCGCTGGCGCTGTCGCCGTTGTGTCTCACCGCGGGCGACCCGCTGCTGTGCATACAGGGGCAGCAGGACAAGGCCGGCAACCTCACCGCCAGCTACCGCCTGCGCGCGCTGCCGCTGGCGCTGCTGTTCAACGCCGCCGGCTACGCGGACCTGCCCATGCGCGCCGACGGCGAACTGCACGGCGAAGGCACGCTCAAGCGCAGCCCCGCCGGCGCGCTCAGCGGCAAGGCCACGCTCGCCTCCGACCAGGGGTCGGTCACCTACACCCGGCAGGCGCAACGCCCGCTGCTGGCCTGGCATGGACTCACCGTCGACGACGACCTCGCCCCCGGCCACCAGCGACTGGAGGCGCACGCCGCGCTCGACGCGAACGGCCGCCTGGATGGCCGCCTGACCATCGATGGCGACGCGCAGGCGCTCGGCGGCCAGCTCGCCATTCACCTCGACAGCCTCGCCCCGCTGGAGCTCCTCACCAGCGAGGTCGCCAACGTGCAGGGCCACCTTGACGGCCGCTTCGGCTTCGCCGGCACCGTGGCGCAGCCGGCGGTGACCGGCCAGGCCACGGTGGACGGCTTCGCCGCCGAAGTACCGGCGCTGGGCCTCAGTCTGACCGACGGCTCGGTGGTGCTGCGCGCCCCCGATGCGCAGCATGTTGAGCTGGACGGCCGCGTGCGCTCGGGCAAGGGCACGCTGGTGATCGGCGGCAGCTATGGGCTCACCGCACAGGTGCCCAGCGCGATCACGCTCACCGGCGACAACGTCACCGTCGCCGACATTCCCGCCGCCCACGTCGTATTGACGCCCGATCTGCGCGTGCGACGCGACGCGGAGGGCGTGTACGTCACCGGCGCGGTCACCCTGGACAGCGCCGACGTGAACCTCGACCGCCTGCCGGGCGGCGGCGCGACCAAGGCCTCGCCCGACGTCGTGGTCGTCGACCAGCAGGCGCAGGAGGAAGCCACCGCGCAGCTGCCGATCCATGCACGGGTGAAGGTCGACCTCGGCCGCAACACGCATCTCACCGGCAAGGGCCTGGACGGCAAGCTCACCGGCACGCTCACGGTCATCGAGGAGCCCGGCCGGGCTACCCGCGGCCAGGGCCAGATCGCGGTGAGCGGCACCTACGAGGCCTACGGCCAGGACCTGCACATCGAGTCAGGCAAGCTGCTGTTCGCGGGCACGCCGATCGACAACCCGGGCCTGGACCTGCGGGCGGTGCGCAGCCTGAACCCCAACGCCACCATCGATGAAGGCCAGGAAGTGGGCCTGCTGATCACCGGCACGGCGCAGCGGCCGATCCTCACGGTGTTCTCCAACCCACCGATGGAGCAATCCGACGCGCTTTCCTACCTGATCACCGGCAAGCCGCTCTCGCAGGTCAGTGGCGGCGAAGGGGACATGGTCGGGGCCGCCGCCCAGGCGCTCGGTTCCGCGGCCGGCGACCTGCTGGCCAAGAGCATCGGCAGCAGGTTGGGCATCGACGACATCGGCGTGTCCAGCAGCGAGGCGCTGGGCGGCGAATCGGCGTTCACCGTCGGCAAGTACCTCTCGCCGCGGTTGTACCTGAGCTACGGCGTGGGGCTGTTCGAGCCCGGCCAGGTCATCACCCTGCGCTACCGGCTCAGCCAGCGCTGGAACCTCGAAGTGCAGAGCGCCACCGAGTTCAGTCGGGCCAGCCTGAATTACCGGTTGGAGCGCTGA
- a CDS encoding KGG domain-containing protein: MASNKNTGDMSVREAGQKGGEIRKEQLGPEGYSQMGKKGGETRKEQLGPEGYSALGKKGGEARKEELGPEGYSELGTKGGHRVRDLVNKGKESEG; encoded by the coding sequence ATGGCAAGCAACAAGAACACCGGTGACATGAGCGTGCGCGAAGCCGGCCAGAAGGGCGGCGAGATCCGCAAGGAACAGCTCGGCCCCGAGGGCTACTCGCAGATGGGCAAGAAAGGCGGCGAAACCCGCAAGGAACAACTCGGGCCGGAAGGCTATTCGGCACTCGGCAAGAAGGGTGGCGAAGCCCGCAAGGAAGAACTGGGTCCGGAGGGTTACTCGGAGTTGGGCACCAAGGGCGGCCATCGCGTGCGCGACCTGGTGAACAAGGGCAAGGAATCGGAAGGCTAG